In the Lysinibacillus sp. PLM2 genome, one interval contains:
- the rpoC gene encoding DNA-directed RNA polymerase subunit beta', with translation MIDVNEFEYMKIGLASPDKIRSWSYGEVKKPETINYRTLKPEKDGLFCERIFGPTKDWECHCGKYKRVRYKGVVCDRCGVEVTRAKVRRERMGHIELAAPVSHIWYFKGIPSRMGLILDMSPRALEEVIYFASYVVIEPAGTSLEKKQLLSEKEYRAYREKFGNSFEAAMGAEAIKKLLQQIDLEDETAVLKEELKTAQGQRRTRAIKRLEVIESFRNSGNKPEWMILDVLPVIPPELRPMVQLDGGRFATSDLNDLYRRVINRNNRLKRLLDLGAPSIIVQNEKRMLQEAVDALIDNGRRGRPVTGPGNRPLKSLSHMLKGKQGRFRQNLLGKRVDYSGRSVIVVGPNLKMYQCGLPKEMAIELFKPFVMKELVERGLAHNIKSAKRKIERLHNEVWDVLEDVIREHPVLLNRAPTLHRLGIQAFEPTLVEGRAIRLHPLVCTAYNADFDGDQMAVHVPLSAEAQAEARLLMLAAQNILNPKDGKPVVTPSQDMVLGNYYLTLERENARGEGSVFYGPNEVLIAYQTGNVHLHTRIAIKASSLNNQTFSKEQNEMFLLTTVGKVIFNEILPESFPYINEPTAYNLEQKTPEKYFTHLRIDDELLKEVEASEGYSALSDQEKIDAKRKAVLKKYFEQAPIISPFRKKFLGSIIAEVFKRFHITETSKMLDRMKDLGFKYSTKAGITVGVSDIVVLPEKVEILEEAQKKVDKVTVQFRRGLITEEERYDRVISSWSAAKDEIQSKLMDSLPNTNPIFMMSDSGARGNASNFTQLAGMRGLMANPAGRIIELPIKSSFREGLTVLEYFISTHGARKGLADTALKTADSGYLTRRLVDVAQDVIVREDDCGTDRGLTIGALKEGTEIIEGLDERIVGRHTKKTIRHPETGEVILERDQLITQDAAREIIDAGIEEVTIRSAFTCNTKHGVCKKCYGINLATGEEVEVGEAVGIIAAQSIGEPGTQLTMRTFHTGGVAGNDITQGLPRIQEIFEARNPKGQAVISEITGTVTEIDEIREGLKELTIQGEIETRKYQAPYNARLKVQIGDTIRPGQILTEGSIDPKQLLKVKDVATVQEYLLKEVQKVYRMQGVEIGDKHIEVMVRQMLRKVRVIEAGDTDLLPGSLLDIHQFTEANRDAITSGKVPATCRPVILGITKASLETESFLSAASFQETTRVLTDAAIKGKRDELLGLKENVIIGKLVPAGTGMQRYRQIRIKDDRVDAQEELTSAE, from the coding sequence TTGATAGACGTTAATGAATTTGAATATATGAAAATTGGTTTAGCATCACCAGATAAAATCCGTTCATGGTCATATGGTGAAGTCAAAAAACCTGAAACAATCAACTATCGTACTTTAAAGCCTGAAAAAGACGGTCTATTTTGTGAACGTATTTTCGGACCAACAAAAGATTGGGAATGTCACTGCGGTAAATACAAACGTGTACGCTATAAAGGTGTAGTTTGTGATCGTTGTGGTGTTGAAGTTACAAGAGCTAAGGTGCGTCGTGAACGTATGGGCCATATTGAATTGGCTGCTCCTGTATCTCATATTTGGTATTTTAAAGGTATTCCTAGCCGTATGGGACTTATCCTTGATATGTCACCACGTGCATTGGAAGAAGTAATTTACTTTGCTTCATATGTTGTAATCGAGCCTGCTGGCACTAGTTTAGAAAAGAAACAACTTCTTTCTGAAAAAGAGTACCGTGCATATCGTGAAAAGTTCGGAAATAGCTTTGAAGCTGCAATGGGTGCAGAAGCTATTAAAAAACTTCTACAACAAATTGATTTAGAAGATGAAACTGCTGTTTTAAAAGAAGAACTAAAAACTGCTCAAGGTCAACGTCGTACTCGTGCGATCAAACGCCTTGAAGTCATCGAGTCATTCCGTAACTCTGGTAACAAACCGGAATGGATGATTTTAGATGTCCTTCCAGTAATTCCACCAGAGCTTCGTCCTATGGTGCAATTAGATGGTGGCCGTTTTGCAACTTCTGACTTAAATGATTTATATCGTCGTGTTATTAACCGTAACAACCGTTTAAAACGACTTCTTGATCTTGGTGCACCTAGCATCATCGTTCAAAACGAAAAACGTATGTTACAAGAGGCAGTTGACGCTCTAATTGATAACGGTCGTCGTGGTCGTCCTGTAACTGGTCCTGGTAACCGTCCGTTGAAATCCCTTTCTCATATGTTAAAAGGGAAACAAGGTCGTTTCCGTCAAAACTTACTAGGTAAACGTGTTGACTATTCTGGTCGTTCGGTTATCGTAGTAGGTCCAAACTTAAAAATGTACCAATGCGGACTTCCAAAAGAAATGGCTATCGAGTTATTCAAGCCTTTCGTAATGAAAGAGCTTGTTGAACGTGGCCTTGCTCATAACATTAAGAGCGCGAAACGTAAAATAGAACGTTTGCACAACGAAGTATGGGACGTTCTTGAAGATGTCATCCGTGAACACCCAGTGTTACTTAACCGTGCACCAACATTGCATAGACTAGGTATTCAAGCGTTTGAACCAACACTTGTAGAAGGTCGTGCAATTCGTCTTCACCCATTAGTATGTACAGCATATAACGCTGACTTCGACGGTGACCAAATGGCGGTACACGTTCCTTTATCTGCGGAAGCACAAGCGGAAGCTCGTTTACTTATGTTAGCGGCACAAAACATCCTAAATCCAAAAGATGGTAAACCAGTTGTTACACCATCTCAAGATATGGTATTAGGTAACTACTATTTAACACTTGAGCGTGAAAATGCACGTGGTGAAGGTTCTGTATTCTATGGACCAAATGAAGTGTTAATTGCATATCAAACAGGTAATGTTCATTTGCACACTCGAATTGCAATTAAAGCAAGTTCATTAAACAACCAAACATTCTCTAAAGAGCAAAACGAAATGTTCTTATTAACAACGGTTGGTAAGGTTATTTTCAATGAAATTTTACCTGAATCATTCCCTTACATTAATGAACCAACGGCTTATAATTTAGAGCAAAAAACACCTGAAAAATATTTCACTCATTTAAGAATTGATGATGAGTTACTTAAAGAAGTGGAAGCTAGCGAAGGCTACAGTGCACTTTCTGATCAAGAAAAAATTGATGCGAAACGCAAAGCGGTATTGAAAAAATACTTTGAACAAGCACCAATTATTAGCCCGTTCCGTAAAAAATTCTTAGGTAGTATTATTGCGGAAGTGTTTAAACGTTTCCACATTACAGAAACATCTAAAATGCTTGATCGCATGAAGGACCTTGGATTTAAATATTCAACTAAAGCAGGTATTACTGTTGGTGTATCTGATATCGTTGTATTACCTGAAAAAGTTGAAATTTTAGAAGAAGCACAGAAAAAAGTAGATAAAGTAACCGTTCAATTCCGTCGTGGTCTTATTACAGAAGAAGAACGTTACGACCGTGTAATTTCCAGTTGGTCAGCGGCTAAAGATGAAATTCAGTCAAAACTGATGGACTCTTTACCAAATACGAATCCGATCTTCATGATGAGTGATTCTGGTGCCCGTGGTAACGCATCAAACTTTACTCAGCTTGCAGGTATGCGTGGTTTAATGGCCAACCCAGCTGGTCGAATTATCGAACTTCCAATCAAATCTTCGTTCCGTGAAGGTTTAACAGTATTGGAGTACTTCATCTCTACTCACGGTGCTCGTAAAGGTCTAGCCGATACAGCATTAAAAACTGCCGATTCAGGTTACTTAACACGTCGTCTTGTAGACGTTGCACAGGATGTTATTGTTCGTGAAGATGACTGTGGAACTGATCGTGGACTTACAATCGGTGCTTTAAAAGAAGGTACTGAAATTATCGAAGGTTTAGATGAACGTATTGTTGGACGCCATACGAAGAAAACAATTCGTCATCCTGAAACAGGTGAAGTAATTTTAGAACGAGATCAATTAATTACACAAGATGCGGCTCGTGAAATTATCGATGCAGGTATCGAAGAAGTAACAATTCGTTCTGCATTCACATGTAATACAAAACATGGCGTATGTAAAAAATGTTACGGAATCAACCTTGCAACTGGTGAAGAGGTAGAAGTTGGAGAAGCGGTTGGTATTATCGCTGCACAATCTATCGGTGAACCAGGTACACAATTAACAATGCGTACATTCCATACAGGTGGGGTTGCAGGTAACGATATTACACAAGGTCTTCCACGTATCCAAGAGATTTTTGAAGCTCGTAATCCAAAAGGGCAAGCGGTAATTTCTGAAATTACAGGTACCGTTACAGAAATCGATGAGATTCGTGAAGGTTTAAAAGAGCTTACAATTCAAGGTGAAATTGAAACTCGTAAATATCAAGCGCCTTATAATGCTCGATTAAAAGTTCAAATTGGTGATACAATCAGACCTGGTCAAATTTTGACAGAAGGTTCAATCGATCCAAAACAACTTTTAAAAGTAAAAGATGTTGCGACAGTTCAAGAATACTTGCTAAAAGAAGTACAAAAAGTATATCGTATGCAAGGGGTAGAAATTGGCGACAAACACATCGAAGTAATGGTTCGTCAAATGCTACGTAAAGTTCGTGTAATTGAAGCTGGAGATACTGATTTGTTACCAGGATCATTACTGGACATTCACCAATTCACTGAGGCAAACAGAGATGCCATTACAAGTGGTAAAGTACCAGCTACATGTCGTCCTGTTATTCTTGGTATTACTAAAGCGTCTCTTGAAACAGAATCATTCTTATCTGCTGCATCATTCCAAGAAACAACTCGTGTGTTAACAGATGCTGCAATTAAAGGTAAACGTGATGAGTTACTTGGTCTAAAAGAAAACGTAATTATCGGTAAGCTTGTTCCTGCAGGTACAGGTATGCAACGTTACCGTCAAATTCGTATTAAAGATGACCGAGTAGATGCACAAGAAGAACTTACTTCAGCTGAATAA
- the rpoB gene encoding DNA-directed RNA polymerase subunit beta: MTGQLVQYGQHRQRRSFARIKEVLELPNLIEIQTASYEWFLEEGLREMFRDISPIEDFTGNLSLEFIDYTLGEPKYDVDECKERDVTYAAPLRVKVRLHNKETDEVKEQDVFMGDFPLMTEVGTFVINGAERVIVSQLVRSPSVYFHDKTDKNGKKGFGATVIPNRGAWLEYETDAKDIVYVRIDRTRKLPATVLLRALGFGSDQEIIDILGDNEYLRNTLEKDNTDSTEKALLEIYERLRPGEPPTVESAKSLLYSRFFDAKRYDLANVGRYKMNKKLHIKNRLFNQTIAETLVDPETGEILAEKGTVLDRRNLDRIIPYLEKGIGFRTLSQVGGVLEEDVTVQSIKIFAPNDEAQKEINIISNAYIEEEVKNLTPADIIASMSYFFNLLHGVGNTDDIDHLGNRRLRSVGELLQNQFRIGLSRMERVVRERMSINDTASIVPQQLINIRPVIASIKEFFGSSQLSQFMDQTNPLAELTHKRRLSALGPGGLTRERAGMEVRDVHYSHYGRMCPIETPEGPNIGLINSLSSYAKVNKFGFIETPYRRVDPETGRVTEHIDYLTADEEDNYIVAQANSPLNPDGSFANEEVLGRFRGDNTVFKRDRVDYMDVSPKQVVSAATACIPFLENDDSNRALMGANMQRQAVPLLNPEAPFVGTGMEHVNARDSGAAVVNKYHGIVEHVEARSIHVRRVEEIDGKEVKGELVKYKLQKFTRSNHGTSINQRPIVKVGDRVKPKDILADGPSMEKGELALGRNVLVAFMTWEGFNYEDAVIMNERLVRDDVYTSVHIEEYESESRDTKLGPEEITRDIPNVGEDALRNLDDRGIIRIGAEVRDGDILVGKVTPKGVTELTAEERLLHAIFGEKAREVRDTSLRVPHGAGGIVLDVKVFNREDGDELPPGVNQLVRVYIVQKRKIRVGDKMAGRHGNKGVISRILPEEDMPFMPDGTPVDIMLNPLGVPSRMNIGQVLELHLGMAARYLGLHMATPVFDGANEEDVWETMEEAGMNRDGKTILYDGRSGEPFDNRVSVGIMYMIKLAHMVDDKLHARSTGPYSLVTQQPLGGKAQFGGQRFGEMEVWALEAYGAAYTLQEILTIKSDDVVGRVKTYEAIVKGESVPEPGVPESFKVLIKELQSLGLDVKMLTVNDEEVELRDLDDEDELQPADALNILPDNGKEEDTVESFE; encoded by the coding sequence TTGACAGGTCAACTAGTTCAGTACGGACAACACCGCCAGCGTAGAAGCTTTGCGCGTATTAAAGAGGTGCTGGAGCTTCCGAATTTAATCGAAATTCAAACAGCATCTTATGAGTGGTTCCTTGAAGAAGGATTGCGTGAAATGTTCCGTGACATTTCGCCAATCGAAGATTTTACAGGCAATCTATCACTTGAATTCATCGATTACACTTTAGGTGAACCTAAATATGATGTCGATGAATGTAAAGAACGCGACGTTACTTATGCTGCGCCATTGCGCGTAAAGGTGCGTCTTCATAACAAAGAAACAGATGAAGTAAAAGAGCAAGATGTCTTTATGGGTGATTTCCCATTAATGACGGAAGTAGGTACATTTGTAATCAATGGTGCCGAACGCGTTATCGTTTCACAATTAGTTCGTTCACCAAGCGTTTATTTCCATGACAAAACGGATAAAAACGGTAAAAAAGGTTTTGGTGCTACGGTAATTCCAAACCGCGGTGCATGGTTAGAATATGAAACTGATGCGAAAGATATCGTTTATGTTCGTATTGATCGTACTCGTAAGCTTCCGGCAACAGTATTACTTCGAGCTTTAGGCTTCGGTTCTGACCAAGAAATTATTGATATCTTAGGGGACAACGAGTACTTACGTAATACCCTAGAAAAAGATAATACGGACAGTACGGAAAAAGCATTATTAGAAATTTATGAACGCCTTCGTCCAGGAGAACCGCCGACAGTAGAAAGCGCAAAAAGCTTACTATATTCACGTTTCTTCGATGCTAAACGCTATGATTTAGCGAATGTTGGACGTTATAAAATGAATAAAAAGCTACACATTAAAAATCGTTTATTTAACCAAACGATCGCTGAAACGCTTGTTGATCCTGAAACAGGAGAAATTTTAGCTGAAAAAGGAACAGTTCTTGATCGTCGTAATCTAGACCGAATAATCCCTTATTTAGAAAAAGGCATTGGATTCCGCACATTATCACAAGTTGGTGGTGTATTAGAGGAAGACGTAACTGTTCAATCAATTAAAATTTTCGCTCCAAACGATGAAGCGCAAAAAGAAATTAATATTATTTCTAACGCCTATATTGAAGAAGAAGTGAAGAACTTAACTCCAGCAGATATTATTGCTTCAATGTCATACTTCTTTAACTTATTACATGGTGTTGGAAATACTGATGATATTGACCATTTAGGTAACCGTCGCTTACGTTCTGTAGGTGAATTACTACAAAATCAATTCCGTATTGGATTGTCTCGTATGGAACGTGTTGTACGTGAACGTATGTCAATTAACGATACGGCATCAATCGTTCCGCAACAATTAATTAATATTCGTCCAGTAATTGCTTCAATTAAAGAATTCTTTGGTAGTTCTCAGTTATCGCAATTCATGGACCAAACAAACCCTCTAGCTGAATTGACACATAAACGCCGTCTTTCTGCATTAGGGCCAGGTGGTTTAACACGTGAGCGAGCTGGTATGGAAGTTCGTGACGTTCACTATTCACACTATGGTCGTATGTGTCCGATTGAAACACCTGAGGGTCCAAACATCGGTTTAATTAACTCACTTTCATCATATGCAAAAGTAAATAAATTTGGTTTTATTGAAACACCATATCGTCGTGTTGATCCTGAAACAGGTCGAGTAACGGAACATATCGACTATTTAACAGCTGATGAAGAAGATAACTATATCGTTGCACAAGCAAACTCACCATTAAATCCTGATGGTTCATTTGCAAACGAGGAAGTTTTAGGTCGTTTCCGTGGGGATAACACAGTCTTCAAAAGAGATCGTGTTGACTACATGGACGTATCTCCAAAACAAGTAGTATCTGCTGCGACAGCATGTATTCCTTTCTTAGAAAACGATGACTCAAACCGTGCATTAATGGGTGCGAACATGCAACGTCAAGCGGTTCCGTTATTAAACCCAGAAGCGCCTTTCGTTGGAACTGGAATGGAACACGTGAATGCACGTGATTCAGGAGCTGCAGTAGTTAATAAATATCACGGTATTGTTGAACATGTTGAAGCACGTTCAATTCATGTACGTCGAGTTGAAGAAATTGACGGCAAAGAGGTTAAAGGTGAATTAGTAAAATATAAACTACAAAAATTCACTCGTTCAAACCATGGTACGTCTATTAACCAACGTCCGATTGTAAAAGTTGGCGATCGTGTTAAACCGAAAGATATTTTAGCTGATGGTCCTTCTATGGAAAAAGGTGAACTTGCATTAGGTCGTAATGTGCTCGTAGCCTTCATGACATGGGAAGGTTTCAACTATGAAGATGCTGTTATTATGAACGAACGTCTTGTACGTGATGATGTTTATACATCTGTTCATATTGAAGAATATGAGTCAGAATCACGCGATACTAAACTAGGACCTGAGGAAATCACACGTGATATTCCAAACGTTGGTGAAGACGCTCTACGCAACTTGGATGATCGTGGAATTATTCGTATAGGTGCTGAAGTTCGTGATGGCGATATTCTTGTAGGTAAAGTAACTCCAAAAGGAGTAACTGAATTAACTGCTGAAGAACGCTTATTACATGCAATCTTCGGCGAAAAAGCTCGTGAAGTTCGTGATACTTCTTTACGCGTACCACATGGTGCAGGCGGTATCGTTCTTGATGTAAAAGTCTTCAATCGTGAAGATGGAGATGAACTACCACCGGGTGTTAATCAATTAGTTCGTGTTTATATTGTTCAAAAACGTAAAATCCGCGTTGGGGACAAAATGGCCGGACGTCATGGTAACAAAGGGGTAATTTCTCGTATTTTACCTGAAGAAGATATGCCATTTATGCCAGACGGAACACCAGTTGATATCATGTTAAATCCACTTGGGGTACCATCTCGTATGAACATCGGACAAGTATTAGAGCTTCATTTAGGTATGGCTGCTCGTTACTTAGGTCTTCATATGGCTACACCAGTATTTGATGGTGCAAATGAAGAAGATGTTTGGGAAACAATGGAAGAGGCTGGTATGAACCGTGATGGTAAAACGATCCTTTATGATGGTCGTTCTGGTGAGCCATTCGATAACCGTGTGTCTGTAGGTATCATGTATATGATCAAACTTGCTCACATGGTTGACGACAAACTACATGCTCGTTCAACAGGACCATACTCACTTGTTACACAACAACCACTTGGCGGTAAAGCTCAATTTGGTGGTCAACGTTTCGGTGAGATGGAGGTTTGGGCACTTGAAGCATATGGTGCTGCTTACACACTTCAAGAGATTTTAACAATCAAATCCGATGATGTTGTTGGACGTGTTAAAACTTATGAAGCAATCGTTAAAGGTGAAAGTGTACCTGAACCAGGTGTACCTGAATCATTCAAAGTATTAATAAAAGAACTTCAATCTTTAGGTTTAGATGTGAAAATGTTAACTGTAAACGATGAAGAAGTTGAACTTCGTGATTTAGATGATGAGGATGAACTTCAACCAGCAGATGCTTTAAACATCTTACCTGATAACGGAAAAGAAGAAGATACAGTAGAATCATTTGAATAA
- the ybxB gene encoding hypothetical protein — protein sequence MSMSEHYYSKKPQTESKPRHWTFNLLGHEFRFETDAGVFSKSEVDFGSRTLIETFVMPEVDGVVMDIGCGYGPIGLAIAKEHPERTIYMMDVNERAIALAQKNAQTNGIQNVRIFESDGVSAVEADVNAAAILTNPPIRAGKETIFRFYDGAYEKLVSNGELWVVIQKKQGAPSTVAHLEEKFTEVEVVEKKKGYWIIKAKK from the coding sequence ATGTCTATGTCTGAACATTATTATTCGAAAAAGCCTCAAACAGAAAGTAAGCCACGTCATTGGACCTTTAATTTACTTGGGCACGAGTTTCGATTTGAAACGGATGCTGGTGTATTCAGTAAAAGCGAAGTAGATTTTGGATCCCGTACTTTAATAGAAACTTTTGTAATGCCTGAAGTAGATGGAGTTGTGATGGATATTGGATGCGGTTATGGTCCGATAGGGTTGGCAATTGCAAAAGAACATCCCGAACGAACAATTTACATGATGGACGTTAACGAAAGAGCGATTGCACTTGCACAAAAAAACGCTCAAACTAACGGGATTCAAAATGTACGTATTTTTGAAAGTGATGGCGTATCAGCTGTTGAAGCAGACGTCAACGCAGCCGCAATATTAACCAATCCGCCAATAAGAGCTGGAAAAGAAACGATATTCCGCTTTTACGATGGCGCTTATGAAAAACTAGTATCAAACGGTGAATTGTGGGTTGTCATTCAAAAGAAACAGGGAGCACCATCCACAGTTGCTCATTTAGAAGAAAAATTTACCGAAGTTGAAGTAGTGGAGAAGAAAAAAGGGTACTGGATTATAAAGGCGAAAAAATAA
- the rplL gene encoding 50S ribosomal protein L7/L12, whose amino-acid sequence MSKEQILEAIKEMTVLELNDLVKAIEEEFGVTAAAPVAVVGGAGAAAAEEKTEFDVVLASAGDQKIKVIKVVREITGLGLKEAKELVDNAPKPLKEGVSKEEAEDIKAKIEEVGASVEVK is encoded by the coding sequence ATGAGCAAAGAGCAAATCTTAGAAGCTATCAAAGAGATGACAGTTCTTGAGTTAAACGATTTAGTAAAAGCAATTGAAGAAGAATTTGGTGTAACAGCTGCTGCTCCTGTAGCGGTAGTAGGTGGCGCAGGTGCTGCTGCTGCTGAAGAAAAAACTGAATTTGATGTAGTACTAGCTAGCGCTGGTGATCAAAAAATCAAAGTTATCAAAGTAGTACGTGAAATCACTGGTCTTGGCTTAAAAGAAGCTAAAGAATTAGTTGACAACGCTCCAAAACCATTAAAAGAAGGCGTTTCTAAAGAAGAAGCTGAAGATATCAAAGCTAAAATCGAAGAAGTTGGCGCTTCTGTAGAAGTTAAATAA
- the rplJ gene encoding 50S ribosomal protein L10 — MSSTAIESKKVVVQEIAEKFQSASSVVVVDYRGLTVAQVTELRKQLREAGVEFKVFKNTLARRAAEIAGLEGINEALTGPNAIAFSNEDVVAPAKIINEFAKKNEALEIKAGIIEGTVSSAEDVKALAELPSREGLLSMLLSVLQAPMRNFALATKAVADQKEEQGA, encoded by the coding sequence ATGAGCAGTACAGCAATCGAATCAAAAAAAGTAGTAGTACAAGAAATCGCTGAGAAGTTTCAATCTGCTTCTTCAGTAGTAGTAGTTGACTACCGTGGTCTAACTGTTGCTCAAGTTACTGAACTTCGTAAACAACTTCGCGAAGCTGGTGTTGAGTTCAAAGTGTTCAAAAATACTTTAGCTCGTCGCGCAGCAGAAATCGCTGGTTTAGAAGGTATTAACGAAGCGTTAACTGGACCAAACGCTATCGCGTTCTCAAACGAAGACGTAGTAGCTCCAGCTAAAATTATCAACGAATTCGCTAAGAAAAACGAAGCGCTTGAAATTAAAGCTGGTATTATCGAAGGCACTGTATCTTCAGCTGAAGATGTTAAAGCACTTGCAGAACTTCCATCACGCGAAGGTCTACTTTCTATGCTTTTATCAGTACTTCAAGCTCCAATGCGCAACTTCGCGCTTGCAACAAAAGCAGTTGCAGATCAAAAAGAAGAACAAGGTGCTTAA
- the rplA gene encoding 50S ribosomal protein L1 — MAKKGKRLQDAVKLVDRSKLYAAEEAIALAQKTSTVNFDATVEVAFKLGIDTRKNDQQIRGAVVLPNGTGKTQRVLVFAKGEKLKEAEAAGADYVGDAEYINKIQQGWFEFDVIVATPDMMGEVGKLGRVLGPKGLMPNPKTGTVTFDVTKAINEIKAGKVEYRADKAGIIHAPIGKVSFETEKLVENFLAVFDVVQKAKPAAAKGTYMKSVNVTTTMGPSVKIDSTSVVVK, encoded by the coding sequence ATGGCAAAAAAAGGTAAAAGACTGCAAGACGCAGTGAAATTAGTTGACCGTTCGAAATTATATGCAGCTGAAGAAGCAATCGCTTTAGCTCAAAAAACAAGCACAGTTAACTTTGACGCAACAGTTGAAGTAGCTTTCAAACTTGGTATCGATACTCGTAAAAATGACCAACAAATCCGTGGTGCTGTAGTACTACCAAACGGAACTGGTAAAACTCAACGTGTATTAGTATTCGCTAAAGGTGAAAAACTTAAAGAAGCAGAAGCAGCAGGTGCTGATTATGTAGGCGATGCTGAATACATCAACAAAATCCAACAAGGTTGGTTTGAATTTGATGTTATCGTAGCAACACCAGACATGATGGGTGAAGTTGGTAAACTTGGTCGTGTATTAGGACCTAAAGGTTTAATGCCAAACCCTAAAACTGGTACAGTTACTTTTGACGTAACGAAAGCTATCAACGAAATTAAAGCTGGTAAAGTAGAATACCGTGCTGATAAAGCTGGTATTATTCATGCGCCTATCGGTAAAGTTTCATTCGAAACTGAAAAATTAGTTGAAAACTTCTTAGCTGTATTTGACGTAGTTCAAAAAGCGAAACCTGCAGCAGCTAAAGGTACTTACATGAAATCTGTAAACGTAACTACAACTATGGGACCATCAGTGAAAATTGATTCTACGAGTGTAGTTGTTAAATAA
- the rplK gene encoding 50S ribosomal protein L11, with product MAKKVIKIVKLQIPAGKANPAPPVGPALGQAGVNIMGFCKEFNARTADQAGLIIPVEITVFEDRSFTFITKTPPAAVLLKVAAGIQSGSGEPNRKKVATVKRDKVREIAEQKMPDLNAASVEAAMKMVEGTARSMGIVIED from the coding sequence GTGGCTAAAAAAGTTATTAAAATCGTAAAACTTCAAATCCCTGCTGGTAAAGCAAACCCAGCGCCACCGGTTGGTCCTGCACTAGGTCAAGCAGGTGTTAATATCATGGGATTCTGTAAGGAGTTCAACGCACGTACAGCTGATCAAGCTGGTTTAATTATTCCAGTTGAAATTACAGTGTTTGAAGACCGTTCTTTCACTTTTATTACAAAAACGCCACCTGCGGCAGTATTACTTAAAGTAGCAGCAGGTATCCAATCTGGATCTGGTGAACCAAACCGTAAAAAAGTTGCAACGGTTAAACGTGATAAAGTTCGCGAAATCGCAGAACAAAAAATGCCTGACCTAAATGCTGCATCTGTAGAAGCGGCTATGAAAATGGTTGAAGGTACAGCACGAAGCATGGGTATTGTTATCGAAGACTAA
- the nusG gene encoding transcription termination/antitermination protein NusG: MEKKWYVVHTYSGYENRVKANLEKRVETMGMQDNIFRVIVPEHEETDLKDGKKRTVMRKVFPGYVLVEMILTDESWYVVRNTPGVTGFIGSSGGGAKPTPLLPEEADRLLRQMGMTKKTVGEIDITVGELVEVLDGPFAHFQGKVEEVDADKGKVKVTIDMFGRETKMELDFEQIQKI; this comes from the coding sequence ATGGAGAAAAAGTGGTATGTAGTTCATACTTATTCAGGTTATGAAAACCGAGTGAAGGCAAATTTAGAAAAACGTGTTGAAACAATGGGCATGCAAGATAATATCTTTCGTGTAATCGTTCCTGAACATGAAGAAACGGATTTGAAAGACGGTAAAAAACGTACAGTAATGCGCAAAGTATTTCCGGGATATGTGTTAGTTGAAATGATTTTAACGGATGAATCTTGGTATGTTGTTCGTAATACGCCTGGTGTTACAGGCTTTATCGGTTCTTCGGGTGGCGGAGCGAAACCAACACCGTTATTACCTGAGGAAGCAGATCGACTACTTCGTCAAATGGGTATGACGAAGAAAACAGTTGGTGAAATTGATATAACTGTTGGTGAGCTTGTTGAGGTTTTAGATGGACCATTTGCTCACTTCCAAGGGAAAGTCGAAGAAGTTGATGCGGATAAAGGTAAAGTAAAAGTTACCATTGACATGTTCGGCCGTGAAACAAAGATGGAATTGGACTTCGAACAAATACAAAAAATATAG
- the secE gene encoding protein translocase subunit SecE → MGKIKQFFHDVMSEMRKTSWPKSKELTKYTVVVISTVIFFAIFFMLVDLGISSLVRWYFAL, encoded by the coding sequence ATGGGCAAGATAAAACAATTTTTCCATGATGTAATGTCAGAAATGAGAAAAACTAGCTGGCCAAAAAGTAAAGAGCTTACGAAATATACAGTAGTCGTTATTTCAACTGTAATATTTTTTGCAATATTCTTCATGCTAGTTGACTTAGGAATTTCGAGTTTAGTTCGTTGGTACTTTGCGTTATAA